The following coding sequences are from one Loxodonta africana isolate mLoxAfr1 chromosome 18, mLoxAfr1.hap2, whole genome shotgun sequence window:
- the CLDN7 gene encoding claudin-7, translated as MANSGLQLLGFSLALVGWVGLVACTAIPQWQMSSYAGDNIITSQAMYKGLWMECVTQSTGLMSCKMYDSMLSLSAALQATRALMVVSLVLGFLAMFVATMGMKCTRCGGDDKVKKARIAMAGGIVFIVAGLAALIACSWYGHQIVADFYNSLIPVNSKYEFGSAIFIGWAGSALVLLGGALLSCSCPGSESKTGYRAPRSYPKSNSAKEYV; from the exons ATGGCCAATTCGGGCCTGCAGTTGCTGGGCTTTtccttggctcttgtgggctgGGTGGGCCTGGTGGCGTGCACAGCCATCCCGCAGTGGCAGATGAGCTCGTACGCGGGCGACAACATCATCACGTCCCAGGCCATGTACAAGGGGCTGTGGATGGAATGCGTCACGCAGAGCACCGGCTTGATGAGCTGTAAAATGTACGACTCGATGCTCTCTCTGTCCG CGGCCTTGCAGGCCACTAGAGCTCTAATGGTGGTATCGCTGGTGCTGGGCTTCTTGGCCATGTTCGTGGCCACGATGGGCATGAAGTGCACGCGCTGTGGAGGAGACGACAAAGTGAAGAAGGCCCGTATAGCCATGGCGGGAGGCATCGTTTTCATCGTGGCAG GTCTGGCTGCCTTAATAGCTTGCTCCTGGTACGGCCATCAGATTGTCGCAGACTTTTATAACTCCCTGATCCCCGTGAATTCTAA GTACGAGTTTGGTTCTGCTATCTTTATTGGCTGGGCAGGGTCAGCTCTCGTCCTTCTGGGGGGTGCACTGCTGTCTTGCTCCTGTCCAGGCAGTGAGAGCAAAACTGGGTACCGGGCGCCCCGCTCCTACCCTAAATCCAACTCTGCCAAAGAGTATGTGTGA